A genomic window from Mesorhizobium sp. 131-2-1 includes:
- a CDS encoding lytic murein transglycosylase yields the protein MAFLAKGKIFAAVVTAVLALATGAQAAASCGKNGAGFEAWKQGFAAQAQAEGVGARGLAALAGATYATRTISADRAIHKAFSGSVEDFMKRRGASAIISKGRSLKKSNAALFDKIEATYGVPPGVLLAIWGMETGFGAAMGNQNTVSAIVTLTYDCRRPDYFYPHAIAALKLVDRGSLTAASVGAMHGEIGHTQFLPGNVLKYGVGNGNLRDRNTALASTANYLKGHGWQAGASYQANMGAIAGWNSASVYQQAIARIAEAIDGN from the coding sequence ATGGCATTTCTTGCCAAGGGAAAGATTTTTGCCGCCGTGGTAACGGCGGTGCTTGCGCTGGCGACGGGCGCGCAGGCAGCGGCCAGTTGCGGCAAGAACGGCGCCGGCTTCGAGGCCTGGAAGCAGGGGTTTGCCGCGCAGGCCCAGGCCGAAGGTGTCGGCGCTAGGGGGCTGGCCGCTCTGGCTGGCGCGACCTACGCAACGAGGACGATCTCAGCCGACCGCGCCATCCACAAGGCGTTCAGCGGCTCGGTGGAAGATTTCATGAAGCGCCGCGGCGCTTCCGCGATCATCTCCAAGGGCCGTTCACTGAAGAAGTCGAACGCGGCGCTGTTCGACAAGATCGAAGCGACCTACGGCGTGCCGCCGGGTGTGTTGCTCGCCATCTGGGGCATGGAGACCGGCTTCGGCGCTGCCATGGGCAACCAGAACACGGTCTCCGCCATTGTGACGCTCACCTATGATTGCCGGCGGCCGGACTATTTTTACCCGCATGCCATTGCGGCCCTGAAGCTGGTCGATCGCGGGTCATTGACCGCCGCGTCGGTCGGCGCCATGCATGGTGAGATCGGCCACACGCAGTTCCTGCCCGGGAATGTCTTGAAGTATGGCGTCGGCAACGGAAATCTGCGCGACAGGAACACCGCGCTCGCTTCCACCGCCAACTACCTCAAGGGTCATGGCTGGCAGGCCGGCGCGAGCTACCAGGCGAATATGGGCGCCATTGCCGGCTGGAACTCCGCAAGCGTCTATCAGCAGGCCATTGCCCGCATCGCGGAGGCGATCGACGGCAACTGA
- a CDS encoding YkvA family protein: protein MARQPGFDFFGFGDKLAGESEVREKFWRTAKKAARQIPFMEEVVAAYYCAMDKDTPLRAKGILVAALGYFVLPVDFIPDFVLGLGFTDDIAVLTAAITAVSAHITPAHRLAAKQAIADKS, encoded by the coding sequence ATGGCGCGACAACCTGGTTTTGATTTCTTCGGCTTTGGCGACAAGCTCGCCGGCGAGAGCGAGGTGCGCGAGAAATTCTGGCGCACGGCCAAGAAGGCCGCCCGGCAGATCCCGTTCATGGAAGAGGTGGTCGCCGCCTATTACTGCGCCATGGACAAGGACACGCCGCTGCGCGCCAAGGGCATCCTGGTGGCCGCGCTCGGCTATTTCGTGCTGCCGGTGGACTTCATCCCGGATTTCGTCCTCGGCCTCGGTTTCACCGATGACATCGCCGTGCTGACCGCCGCGATCACCGCCGTCAGCGCCCACATCACTCCAGCACACAGGCTTGCTGCCAAGCAGGCGATCGCCGACAAGAGCTGA
- the thpR gene encoding RNA 2',3'-cyclic phosphodiesterase — translation MPRLFTALEIPRDAALSLSLLRGGLPGARWIDVENYHLTLRFIGDVEGHVADEIANALDRVHRPSFPLTLSGVGAFGQKKPHAVWAGVAASPDLTALQGEIDRICQRLGLPADPRKFMPHVTLARLRNSSPLDVAQYLSARGNFSTLPFRVGRFVLMSSRDSVGGGPYIVEEAWPLSGADARASSRLASASDASRIMR, via the coding sequence ATGCCACGTCTTTTCACCGCCCTCGAAATTCCGCGTGATGCCGCTCTTTCGCTGTCCCTGCTCCGGGGCGGCCTGCCCGGAGCCCGCTGGATCGACGTCGAAAACTACCATCTGACGCTGCGTTTCATCGGCGATGTCGAGGGCCATGTCGCCGACGAGATCGCCAACGCGCTCGACCGGGTCCACCGCCCGTCCTTCCCGCTGACGCTGTCCGGTGTCGGCGCCTTCGGCCAGAAGAAGCCGCATGCGGTGTGGGCCGGCGTCGCCGCCTCGCCGGATCTGACCGCCCTGCAGGGCGAGATCGACCGCATCTGCCAGCGGCTCGGCCTGCCGGCCGATCCGCGCAAGTTCATGCCGCATGTGACGCTGGCGCGGTTGCGCAATTCGAGCCCGCTCGACGTGGCGCAATATCTTTCGGCGCGCGGCAATTTCTCGACGTTGCCCTTCCGTGTCGGTCGCTTCGTGCTGATGTCGTCGCGCGATTCGGTCGGCGGCGGCCCCTACATCGTCGAGGAGGCCTGGCCGCTGTCCGGCGCCGACGCGCGCGCTTCCAGCCGCCTCGCCAGCGCCTCCGACGCCTCGCGGATCATGCGGTAG
- a CDS encoding invasion associated locus B family protein, which produces MRGLIATVSSLVLVALAAPALAQSATKIGQHNAWGTYSYQASGGKVCYVLTVPTDKQPPTLDHGDMFFFVSQRPGQQVSYEPQFIAGYNFQEGSKATVTIDKKTFSMFTRGKSAWVENAAEEPVLIAAMKTGTDMKVSAKSGRGNPTSYVFSLKGISAALASIAKCK; this is translated from the coding sequence ATGCGCGGATTGATTGCTACAGTTTCCAGCCTGGTCCTGGTGGCCCTGGCGGCGCCGGCGCTGGCGCAGTCGGCGACCAAGATCGGCCAGCACAATGCCTGGGGCACCTACAGCTACCAGGCATCCGGCGGCAAGGTCTGCTACGTGCTCACCGTGCCGACCGACAAGCAGCCACCGACGCTCGACCATGGCGACATGTTCTTCTTCGTCAGCCAGCGGCCGGGACAGCAGGTGTCCTACGAGCCGCAGTTCATCGCCGGCTACAATTTCCAGGAAGGCTCCAAGGCCACCGTCACCATCGACAAGAAGACCTTCTCGATGTTCACGCGCGGCAAGTCGGCCTGGGTCGAGAACGCGGCGGAAGAGCCGGTGCTGATCGCTGCCATGAAGACCGGCACCGACATGAAGGTGTCGGCCAAGTCCGGTCGGGGCAACCCCACCTCCTACGTCTTCTCGCTGAAGGGCATCTCGGCCGCGCTGGCCTCGATCGCCAAGTGCAAGTAG
- a CDS encoding LysE family translocator translates to MSFIPDTATLIQFAVATVILAITPGPDMTLFVSRTLSQGRATGFASLAGALCGTLVHTTLVAVGVSALIVASPTAFFILKIFGAGYLVFLAWQAVAKGSAFSPEKQAGPQISLFRSWASGLGVNLLNPKIILFFMTFLPQFVSAHDPSAPGKLFFLGVMFMVLSTPVVVPMVLAAEKFSAAMKASPRVTRMVDYLFGGVFSAFALKILTAQAK, encoded by the coding sequence ATGTCCTTCATTCCCGATACAGCGACGCTGATCCAGTTCGCCGTCGCCACGGTGATCCTGGCGATCACGCCAGGACCGGACATGACGCTGTTCGTGTCGCGGACGCTGAGCCAGGGCCGCGCCACCGGCTTTGCCTCGTTGGCGGGCGCGCTGTGCGGCACGCTGGTCCATACCACGCTGGTGGCGGTCGGCGTCTCGGCGCTGATCGTCGCCTCGCCGACGGCCTTCTTCATCCTGAAGATCTTCGGCGCCGGCTACCTCGTCTTCCTGGCCTGGCAGGCGGTCGCCAAGGGCTCGGCCTTCTCGCCCGAGAAGCAGGCCGGGCCGCAGATATCGCTGTTCCGCAGCTGGGCGTCAGGGCTCGGCGTCAATTTGCTCAACCCGAAGATCATCCTGTTCTTCATGACGTTTTTGCCGCAATTCGTCTCCGCGCATGACCCGAGCGCGCCCGGGAAGCTATTCTTCCTCGGCGTCATGTTCATGGTGCTATCGACCCCGGTGGTGGTGCCGATGGTGCTGGCGGCGGAGAAGTTTTCGGCGGCGATGAAGGCGAGCCCGCGGGTGACTCGGATGGTCGACTATCTGTTCGGCGGTGTGTTTTCGGCCTTCGCGCTCAAGATCCTGACGGCCCAGGCGAAATAG
- a CDS encoding low molecular weight protein-tyrosine-phosphatase produces the protein MSAKPIRSILFVCLGNICRSPLAEGVLRAVLAEHGPGRSIVLDSAATSGWEVGSAPDPRSIAIAARHGIDISGQRARKVAPEDFARFDLILGMDRSNVRDLRAIAPAAMRECIQLFLEFADGAARDVPDPYYDGPEAFAEVYRMIREASEALARRLEARASAPDSGQASSTM, from the coding sequence ATGAGCGCGAAACCCATAAGATCCATCCTGTTCGTCTGCCTCGGCAATATCTGCCGCTCGCCGTTAGCCGAAGGCGTGCTGCGCGCCGTGCTGGCCGAGCACGGACCGGGCCGGTCCATCGTGCTCGATTCGGCCGCGACCAGCGGCTGGGAGGTCGGCTCGGCTCCAGATCCGCGATCGATCGCGATCGCGGCGCGCCATGGCATCGATATTTCCGGGCAGAGGGCGCGCAAGGTGGCGCCGGAGGATTTTGCCCGCTTTGATCTGATCCTCGGCATGGACCGCTCGAACGTCCGTGACCTCAGGGCTATCGCGCCGGCCGCCATGCGCGAGTGCATCCAGCTATTCCTGGAATTTGCCGACGGCGCCGCGCGCGATGTTCCGGACCCCTATTATGACGGGCCGGAAGCGTTCGCCGAGGTCTACCGCATGATCCGCGAGGCGTCGGAGGCGCTGGCGAGGCGGCTGGAAGCGCGCGCGTCGGCGCCGGACAGCGGCCAGGCCTCCTCGACGATGTAG
- a CDS encoding 4a-hydroxytetrahydrobiopterin dehydratase, whose amino-acid sequence MTREKLGKDAIAAALAELGGWSLAADGASIKRSFVFKNFSEAFAFMTRVALAAEKMDHHPDWSNVYKTVDVTLNTHDSGGVTALDIELAKKMNRYFGG is encoded by the coding sequence ATGACGAGAGAGAAACTGGGCAAGGACGCGATCGCGGCGGCTCTGGCCGAACTGGGTGGCTGGTCGCTTGCCGCAGACGGCGCTTCGATCAAGCGCAGCTTCGTCTTCAAGAACTTCTCCGAGGCCTTCGCCTTCATGACTCGTGTGGCGCTGGCGGCGGAAAAGATGGACCATCATCCCGATTGGTCGAACGTTTACAAGACGGTGGATGTCACCCTGAACACACATGATTCCGGCGGCGTCACCGCGCTCGACATCGAGCTGGCGAAGAAGATGAACCGCTATTTCGGCGGCTGA
- the rlmN gene encoding 23S rRNA (adenine(2503)-C(2))-methyltransferase RlmN: MTLSLDLTAEGARDALRASATSAEKPSLIGLTRAELGAALVEAGIVPERQAKMRAQQLWHWMYVRGVSDFAGMFNISKDLRAELDKHFTVARPEIVEEQISEDGTRKWLFRFPPRGAGRPVEIETVYIPEEGRGTLCISSQVGCTLTCSFCHTGTQKLVRNLTAEEILAQLLTARDRLGDFPDRDTPDGAIVPAEGRKVSNIVMMGMGEPLYNFEAVKKALLIASDGDGLSLSKRRITLSTSGVVPEIFRTGEEIGVMLAISLHATNDDLRDLLVPINKKYPLKELIAACRAYPGLSNAKRITFEYVMLKDVNDSIEDAKGLIKLLKGIPAKINLIPFNPWPGTNYQCSDWETIEKFADYINNAGYASPIRTPRGRDILAACGQLKSESERMRKVDRLALEAMMIAGHGEA, encoded by the coding sequence ATGACCCTTTCGCTTGACCTTACCGCCGAAGGCGCGCGTGACGCCTTGCGCGCCAGCGCCACGTCCGCCGAAAAGCCATCGCTGATCGGCCTCACCCGCGCCGAGCTCGGCGCCGCCCTCGTCGAGGCCGGCATCGTGCCGGAACGCCAGGCGAAGATGCGCGCCCAGCAGCTCTGGCACTGGATGTATGTGCGCGGCGTCTCCGACTTTGCCGGCATGTTCAACATCTCCAAGGACCTGCGCGCCGAGCTCGACAAGCATTTCACCGTCGCCCGGCCCGAGATCGTCGAGGAGCAGATTTCCGAAGACGGCACCCGCAAATGGCTGTTCCGCTTTCCGCCGCGCGGCGCCGGCCGCCCGGTCGAGATCGAGACCGTCTACATCCCCGAGGAAGGCCGCGGCACGCTCTGCATCTCATCGCAGGTCGGCTGCACACTGACCTGCTCTTTCTGCCACACCGGCACGCAGAAGCTGGTGCGCAATCTCACTGCTGAGGAGATCCTGGCGCAGTTGCTCACCGCGCGTGACCGGCTGGGCGACTTCCCCGACCGCGACACGCCCGACGGCGCCATCGTGCCGGCCGAGGGCCGCAAGGTGTCCAACATCGTCATGATGGGCATGGGCGAGCCGCTCTACAATTTCGAGGCGGTGAAGAAGGCGCTGCTGATCGCCTCCGACGGCGACGGCCTGTCACTGTCCAAGCGCCGCATCACGCTCTCGACTTCCGGCGTGGTGCCGGAGATCTTCCGCACCGGCGAGGAGATCGGCGTCATGCTGGCGATCTCGCTGCATGCCACCAATGACGATCTGCGCGACCTGCTGGTGCCGATCAACAAGAAGTATCCGCTGAAGGAGTTGATCGCGGCGTGCCGCGCCTATCCCGGCCTCTCCAACGCCAAGCGCATCACCTTCGAATATGTGATGCTGAAGGACGTCAACGATTCCATCGAGGACGCCAAGGGCCTGATCAAGCTGCTCAAGGGCATTCCGGCCAAGATCAACCTGATCCCGTTCAACCCGTGGCCGGGCACCAACTACCAGTGCTCGGACTGGGAGACGATCGAGAAATTCGCCGACTACATCAACAATGCCGGCTACGCCTCGCCGATCCGCACGCCGCGCGGCCGCGACATCCTCGCCGCCTGCGGCCAGCTGAAATCGGAATCGGAGCGCATGCGCAAGGTAGACCGGCTGGCGCTGGAAGCGATGATGATCGCGGGGCACGGCGAGGCGTGA
- a CDS encoding flavin monoamine oxidase family protein — protein sequence MSDVDVVIIGAGSAGLSAAKNLRAAGLSFKLLEAMDRIGGRAWTSDRHFGVPFDIGCAWLHAADRNPYFPEAQAAGWTLYHHDMNVDHLYYRQRKASEAEESEMKAADARLFELLAAHKVEDGDDDRLSALLARGRAPRAAATFAGPMDFGADEDEISILDFQAAADLDPNYFSKEGFGALVARFGADVPVELSTPVRRIFWNGPDVACVTDRGTIRAKAVIVTASPAVLAFEEIAFSPALPDAHFSAFFDLPMGMLTKLPVEISGTRLGLQPFDDLLIERLARHDIYFLCFPFDLDLMVGFVGGDFAWEMSAAGEAAGIDFVVDRLCDIFGAETRKHVGRAMMTNWGGERYVRGAYAAARPGRSEARATLMRPVADRIFFAGEHVAGPLIQTCGGARLSGESVARQVVAALAAK from the coding sequence ATGAGCGATGTTGATGTCGTGATCATCGGGGCCGGCTCTGCCGGGCTCTCAGCCGCGAAAAACCTGCGCGCCGCCGGCCTTTCCTTCAAACTCCTCGAAGCGATGGACCGCATCGGCGGCCGCGCTTGGACCAGCGACCGGCATTTCGGCGTGCCCTTCGACATCGGCTGCGCCTGGCTGCATGCGGCGGACCGCAACCCCTATTTTCCCGAGGCGCAGGCCGCCGGCTGGACGCTCTATCACCACGACATGAATGTCGATCATCTCTATTACCGCCAGCGCAAGGCGAGCGAGGCGGAAGAGTCCGAGATGAAGGCAGCCGACGCGCGGCTGTTCGAATTGCTCGCCGCGCATAAGGTCGAGGACGGCGACGACGACCGGCTTTCGGCGCTGCTCGCCAGGGGCCGGGCGCCGCGCGCCGCCGCCACCTTCGCCGGGCCGATGGACTTCGGCGCCGACGAGGACGAGATTTCGATCCTGGATTTCCAGGCCGCCGCCGATCTCGACCCCAACTATTTCAGCAAGGAAGGCTTCGGCGCGCTGGTGGCGCGTTTCGGCGCCGACGTGCCGGTCGAATTGTCGACCCCGGTGCGCAGGATCTTCTGGAACGGGCCGGACGTCGCCTGCGTCACCGATCGCGGCACGATCCGCGCCAAAGCGGTCATCGTCACCGCCTCGCCCGCCGTGCTCGCCTTCGAGGAGATCGCATTCTCGCCGGCGCTTCCCGACGCGCATTTTTCCGCTTTTTTCGATCTGCCGATGGGCATGCTGACCAAATTGCCGGTCGAGATCAGCGGAACGCGGCTCGGCCTGCAGCCCTTCGACGATTTGCTGATCGAGCGGCTGGCCAGGCACGACATCTATTTCCTCTGCTTTCCCTTCGACCTCGACCTGATGGTCGGTTTCGTCGGCGGCGACTTCGCCTGGGAGATGTCGGCGGCCGGCGAGGCCGCCGGCATCGATTTCGTCGTCGACCGGCTGTGCGACATTTTCGGCGCCGAAACCCGCAAGCATGTCGGACGCGCCATGATGACCAATTGGGGCGGCGAACGTTACGTGCGCGGCGCCTATGCCGCGGCGCGGCCGGGACGCTCGGAGGCGCGCGCCACGCTGATGCGGCCGGTGGCGGACAGGATCTTCTTCGCCGGCGAGCACGTGGCCGGACCGCTGATCCAGACCTGCGGCGGCGCCCGGCTTTCGGGCGAGAGCGTGGCCAGGCAGGTCGTCGCCGCGCTTGCGGCAAAATAG
- a CDS encoding argininosuccinate synthase, with protein sequence MSKTKNVKKVVLAYSGGLDTSIILKWLQTELGAEVVTFTADLGQGGELEPARKKAEMMGIKDIRIVDVREEFVADFVFPMFRANAVYEGTYLLGTSIARPLISKHLVEIARETGADAIAHGATGKGNDQVRFELSAYALNPDIKVIAPWRDWSFKSRTDLLNFAEQHQIPVPKDKRGDAPFSVDANLLHSSSEGKVLEDPWTEPPEFVHQRTVSPMDAPDVVTEIEIEFLKGDPIALNGKKLSPATMLAALNDLGRDNGIGRLDLVENRFVGMKSRGVYETPGGTILIAAHRAIESITLDRGAAHLKDEFMPRYAELIYNGFWFSPERLMLQAMIDKSQEDVEGTVRLKLYKGNVIVTGRKSKKTLYSDALVTFEDDRGAYDQKDAAGFIRLNALRLRTLAARTRKG encoded by the coding sequence ATGTCCAAGACCAAGAACGTGAAGAAAGTCGTGCTCGCCTATTCCGGCGGCCTCGACACCTCCATCATCCTGAAGTGGCTGCAGACCGAGCTCGGCGCAGAGGTCGTCACCTTCACCGCCGACCTCGGCCAGGGCGGCGAGCTGGAGCCGGCGCGCAAGAAGGCCGAGATGATGGGCATCAAGGACATCCGCATCGTCGATGTCCGCGAGGAATTCGTCGCCGACTTCGTCTTCCCGATGTTCCGCGCCAATGCCGTCTATGAAGGCACCTACCTGCTCGGCACTTCGATCGCGCGGCCGCTGATCTCCAAGCACCTCGTCGAGATCGCCAGGGAGACCGGCGCCGACGCCATCGCCCACGGCGCCACCGGCAAGGGCAACGACCAGGTCCGTTTCGAGCTGTCGGCTTACGCGCTGAACCCCGACATCAAGGTCATCGCGCCGTGGCGCGATTGGTCGTTCAAGTCGCGCACCGACCTGCTCAATTTCGCCGAGCAGCACCAGATCCCGGTGCCGAAGGACAAGCGCGGCGACGCGCCGTTCTCGGTCGACGCCAACCTTTTGCACTCCTCCTCCGAGGGCAAGGTGCTGGAGGATCCGTGGACCGAGCCGCCGGAATTCGTCCACCAGCGCACCGTCTCGCCGATGGATGCGCCCGACGTCGTCACCGAGATCGAGATCGAGTTCCTCAAGGGCGATCCGATCGCGCTCAACGGCAAGAAGCTGTCGCCGGCAACCATGCTCGCCGCGCTCAACGACCTCGGCCGCGACAACGGCATCGGCCGGCTTGACCTCGTCGAGAACCGCTTCGTCGGCATGAAGTCGCGCGGCGTCTACGAGACGCCCGGCGGCACCATCCTGATCGCCGCCCACCGGGCGATCGAATCGATCACGCTCGACCGCGGTGCCGCCCACCTCAAGGACGAGTTCATGCCGCGCTATGCCGAGCTGATCTACAACGGCTTCTGGTTCTCGCCCGAGCGGCTGATGCTGCAGGCGATGATCGACAAGAGCCAGGAGGACGTTGAAGGCACGGTGCGGCTGAAGCTCTACAAGGGCAATGTCATCGTCACCGGCCGCAAGTCGAAGAAGACGCTCTATTCCGATGCGCTGGTCACCTTCGAGGACGATCGCGGCGCCTACGACCAGAAGGACGCCGCCGGCTTTATCCGCCTCAATGCGCTCCGGCTGAGGACGCTCGCGGCGCGCACGCGCAAGGGCTGA
- a CDS encoding arylesterase gives MAFKHTLAAALIVFAALGGAMSSAGAETFKIVGFGDSLMAGFNLGPGEGFTDRLQAALRAKGLDVSVANAGVSGDTSSGGLARLDWSVPDGTRLVILELGANDMLRGVAPAIPENNLDEMLAKLKARRIAVLLAGMRAAPNLGADYQNAFDAIYPKLAEKYDVPLYPFFLDGVAGMPALQLEDGLHPNARGVDRMVEGILPTVEKSIAATGGAS, from the coding sequence ATGGCTTTCAAACACACTCTTGCAGCAGCCCTTATTGTTTTCGCCGCGCTCGGCGGAGCCATGTCGTCGGCGGGCGCCGAGACCTTCAAGATCGTCGGTTTCGGCGACAGCCTGATGGCGGGTTTCAACCTCGGACCCGGCGAAGGTTTCACCGACAGGCTGCAGGCAGCGCTTCGCGCCAAGGGCCTCGACGTCAGCGTCGCCAATGCCGGCGTTTCCGGCGACACGTCGAGCGGCGGGCTGGCGCGGCTCGACTGGTCGGTGCCTGACGGCACGCGGCTCGTGATCCTCGAGCTCGGCGCCAACGACATGCTGCGCGGCGTCGCGCCCGCAATCCCGGAGAACAACCTCGACGAGATGCTGGCCAAGCTCAAGGCGCGCAGGATCGCCGTGCTTTTGGCCGGCATGCGCGCCGCTCCCAATCTCGGCGCCGACTACCAGAACGCCTTCGACGCCATCTATCCGAAGCTCGCCGAAAAATACGACGTTCCGCTCTATCCGTTCTTCCTCGATGGCGTTGCCGGCATGCCCGCTCTGCAGCTCGAGGACGGCCTGCACCCCAACGCCAGGGGCGTCGACAGGATGGTCGAAGGCATATTGCCGACGGTGGAAAAGTCGATTGCCGCGACCGGCGGCGCGTCGTGA